The DNA window ACGTCTTCTTTTTCGGCATCATTCTCAGCTATAGGCGGTCTATTGGGGGATGGGGGCGTTATGAAGTTCTGACGCTGATTTCTATTAACCAGTTGATTGTAGCCCTTTACGATACCTTCTTAGGCCCAAATTTGAGGAGGTTTCAGACCTATATTGAGAGGGGAGATTTTGACCTCTTTATTATTAAGCCCCTGGATTTGCAATTTTTTGTTTCTACAAGATTTATGGATTTAAAGCCTCTTTTTTCTACTCCTTTGGCCCTTCTTACATTAACCTATGCCCTTTATAAGCGGGGCAGTTTGCCTGGATTAATGGAATTTACCCTGTTTTTAACTTGTTTTGTAATGGGTGTTCTAATCCGTTACGGCTTAGGTTTTTTTGTGATGTCTCTCTCCTTTTATTTCGTTAGGGTTTCTGCTCTTCATTCCCTCCAGAGAGAATTGCTCTCCTACGCTGGTTATCCTTACACCATTTATGAGAAGTTTGCAAAGGTGTTTTTCACCTTCATAGTGCCTGTTGCCTTAATTGCCAATTTGCCAGCGCAGGCCCTTTTGAAGCAGCCAGTAAAGCCAGAATTGGTTTTATACAGCTTTTTCTTTGCTTTAGTGATCCTCGTTTTTTCAAGACACTTCTTTTACCGCTCAATAAGGAGGTACGAAAGTGCTAGTAGCTAAGATTTTTGGATATTTAATTCTCTCTCAGATGGTGAAAATCTTGCCTTATGAAAAGGAGTTTGTCTTTTATCCTTTTCGTGGATTGAGGCCGACTTA is part of the candidate division WOR-3 bacterium genome and encodes:
- a CDS encoding ABC-2 family transporter protein, with protein sequence MRRWALRVNYYFSLWREFFLMQIKRETIFKGSFLLEIVSYLMWFVFNVFFFGIILSYRRSIGGWGRYEVLTLISINQLIVALYDTFLGPNLRRFQTYIERGDFDLFIIKPLDLQFFVSTRFMDLKPLFSTPLALLTLTYALYKRGSLPGLMEFTLFLTCFVMGVLIRYGLGFFVMSLSFYFVRVSALHSLQRELLSYAGYPYTIYEKFAKVFFTFIVPVALIANLPAQALLKQPVKPELVLYSFFFALVILVFSRHFFYRSIRRYESASS